GGGCCGGCCAATCGCCTTCGAGCACTTCCGGCGCATCGTCCACCACCATGACTTCCCCCTGATAGTCGGCGAAGATGCGGTCAAAGCCCGCCAGATAGCGGTCGTAGGTCGCCGGATCCTCGATGTCGATGAGGGCGAGAAAGTAGCTTGGTTGGTCTGCCACGGGATGACCTCCTGAGCGTCCACCGACTCCGAAGAACGCCTTTACAGGGTCGACCCTAGCGGCCGAGCTCAGCCTCGCGCCAGCGACAGTCGGGCCCGATCTCAGCCGGAACAGAAGTCCATCAGGCCCGCAGGTGACGACACAGGCGGCCGAGGGTCTCGACCGCCGCCGCAATCTCGTCGCTCCAGGGATTGCCGCCGCTGATCCGCACGTACTCGCCGAAACGACCACTCGGCGAGTAGATATCGCCGGGCAAGATGCCGATGCCCTCTTCGAGGGCGGCACGGTAGAGCTCGAGGCCGGAGACCCCCGCCGGGAGCTGGAGCCATAGCACACAGCCGCCGGCCGGC
This Acidobacteriota bacterium DNA region includes the following protein-coding sequences:
- a CDS encoding DUF1330 domain-containing protein, whose translation is MADQPSYFLALIDIEDPATYDRYLAGFDRIFADYQGEVMVVDDAPEVLEGDWPARRTVLIRFPSRRELRRWYTSPDYQAIARYRRSASRSRVAVLAGRY